The Candidatus Hydrogenedentota bacterium DNA window GTGCCCAGGCTGAAAAAATCGCATTCTTCAGCGATTAAATCGGCGACTACAGCGGCAGAAGGTACTTCGACCATGGAGCCGATGGATATGTTTTTATCGTAGGCGATATTTTCTGTGTCCAGTGCTTCGCGCACTTCTGCCACAATCCGTTTCACCTGCTTCAATTCTTCCACGCCGCTGATCATAGGAAACATGATGCGCATGGTTCCATGTACGCTGGCACGCAGCATGGCACGGAGCTGGGTCTTGAAAATATCGGGACGGGCAAGACAAAAGCGCACGGCACGCCATCCCAATTGCGGATTATCTTCTTTGAGCAATTGCAGATGGGCCACAAATTTATCGCCGCCAATATCAATGGTGCGCAGTGTGACGGGGTGGGGCGCCAGCAATTTCACCGCATGGGAATAGGATTCGTATTGTTCTTCTTCCGAGGGAAGGGTATTGCGGTTGATGAACAGATATTCGGTTCGATAGAGACCGATGCCCTGAGCTTTAGCGCGCAGACTGTGTTCTATCTCGAAGGGAAGTTCTATATTCGCGCAAAGGGAGATTGGAACCCCGTCTTCGGTGCACGCTTCCCGTGCCTCACTGATGCGGAAGAGTTTTTCTTTGTGAAGCGCCTGTTTCTTTTGAATGCTTGCGTATTTGTCGATGGTAGCCTGTTCAGGATTGACAATAACAAGCCCGGCAGCTCCGTCGAGAATGAGCAAGCTTTCTGCAGGGATTGCGTCAAAAGCGTTGGAGATCCCTAAAATAGCGGGTATTTCCAAGGCGCGCGCCAAAATAGCGGAGTGACTGGTAACACTGCCCGCTTCAACGAGAAGACCGATGGCGTGTTCCGTGTCTAAGGTGGCCGTATCAGAAGGGGAAAGGTCTTTCGCTACGATGATGCTGATCCCTTCGAGCTGATGGAGCCCGGGCCGTTCTGAGTCCAGCAATCGGCGTTGCAGACG harbors:
- the ptsP gene encoding phosphoenolpyruvate--protein phosphotransferase, coding for MEQQLQGIGVSPGIAIAPVFKFSRQRYHVPKYFITDVEAEIERLDKAIQLTREDLTTIYEQTVAGLGEAHAEIFRAHLMILSDAALRDDIIEHLNSDFTNVEYLLDQLAKRYVQVMESLDDERFRERTTDLSDVVDRLQRRLLDSERPGLHQLEGISIIVAKDLSPSDTATLDTEHAIGLLVEAGSVTSHSAILARALEIPAILGISNAFDAIPAESLLILDGAAGLVIVNPEQATIDKYASIQKKQALHKEKLFRISEAREACTEDGVPISLCANIELPFEIEHSLRAKAQGIGLYRTEYLFINRNTLPSEEEQYESYSHAVKLLAPHPVTLRTIDIGGDKFVAHLQLLKEDNPQLGWRAVRFCLARPDIFKTQLRAMLRASVHGTMRIMFPMISGVEELKQVKRIVAEVREALDTENIAYDKNISIGSMVEVPSAAVVADLIAEECDFFSLGT